The following proteins are encoded in a genomic region of Thiomonas sp. X19:
- the uvrB gene encoding excinuclease ABC subunit UvrB — MPSLAIVEPSAQPSLMRFPGSPFQLHQPYPPAGDQPEAIAKLVEGITDGLSFQTLLGVTGSGKTFTMANVIARLGRPAIVFAPNKTLAAQLYSEFREFFPKNAVEYFVSYYDYYQPEAYVPQRDLFIEKDSAINEHIEQMRLSATKSLLERRDVIIVATVSAIYGIGNPADYHAMIMTMRVGDKQGQRDVIAQLVRMQYTRNDVEFTRGSFRVRGDQIDIFPAEHAELAIRVELFDDEIEALTLFDPLTGAMRQKIPRFTVYPSSHYVTPKERVLEATVAIEAELKERLGEFRRAGKLVEAQRLEQRTRFDLEMLTEIGHCKGIENYTRHLSGAAPGEPPSTLVDYLPPDALMFLDESHVLIGQFNGMYNGDRARKTTLVDYGFRLPSALDNRPLKFAEFESKMRQATFVSATPAAYELEHAGAVVEQVVRPTGLVDPVVEVRPATAQVDDLLGEIRLRVNAGDRVLVTTLTKRMAEQLTEYLSDNGVKVRYLHSDIDTMERVEILRDLRLGLFDVLVGINLLREGLDIPEVSLVAILDADKEGFLRSERSLIQTIGRAARNINGKAILYADVVTDSMRRAMGETERRRTKQVAHNLALGITPRSVVKQVRDLIDGVYDQSGSTARAQQRADQEHARFEALDEKDLAREIRQLEKRMLEHARNLEFEQAARARDQLAALRRRAFGAGDDHDLDAQTG; from the coding sequence ATGCCCAGTCTCGCCATCGTCGAACCGTCCGCACAGCCGTCCTTGATGCGCTTTCCGGGCTCACCGTTCCAACTGCATCAGCCCTACCCGCCAGCAGGCGACCAGCCCGAGGCCATCGCCAAGCTGGTGGAAGGCATCACCGACGGCCTGAGCTTCCAGACCCTGCTGGGCGTGACGGGCTCGGGCAAGACCTTCACCATGGCGAACGTGATTGCCCGTCTGGGGCGTCCAGCCATCGTGTTTGCGCCGAATAAAACACTAGCGGCGCAGCTTTACAGCGAATTTCGCGAGTTTTTCCCGAAAAACGCCGTGGAATATTTTGTCAGTTACTACGATTACTACCAGCCCGAGGCCTATGTGCCGCAGCGCGACCTGTTCATCGAGAAGGACAGCGCCATCAACGAGCACATCGAACAGATGCGGCTCTCGGCCACCAAGAGCCTGCTGGAGCGGCGCGATGTGATCATCGTGGCCACCGTCAGCGCCATCTACGGCATCGGCAATCCGGCGGATTACCACGCCATGATCATGACCATGCGCGTGGGCGACAAGCAGGGGCAGCGCGACGTCATCGCCCAGCTCGTGCGCATGCAGTACACCCGCAACGACGTGGAGTTCACCCGTGGCTCCTTTCGTGTTCGCGGCGACCAGATCGACATTTTCCCGGCCGAGCACGCCGAGCTGGCCATACGCGTGGAGCTGTTCGACGACGAGATCGAGGCGCTCACCCTGTTCGACCCGCTCACCGGGGCCATGCGGCAAAAAATTCCGCGCTTCACCGTCTACCCCAGCAGCCATTACGTCACGCCCAAGGAACGGGTGCTGGAGGCGACGGTGGCCATCGAGGCCGAATTGAAAGAGCGCCTGGGCGAGTTCCGCCGCGCCGGCAAGCTGGTGGAGGCGCAGCGCCTGGAGCAGCGCACCCGCTTCGACCTGGAGATGCTCACCGAGATCGGCCATTGCAAGGGCATCGAGAACTACACCCGGCATCTGTCGGGCGCCGCTCCTGGCGAGCCGCCGTCCACCCTGGTGGATTACCTGCCGCCCGACGCGCTGATGTTCCTGGACGAAAGCCATGTGCTCATCGGCCAGTTCAACGGCATGTACAACGGCGACCGCGCACGCAAGACCACGCTGGTGGACTACGGTTTTCGCCTGCCCTCGGCGCTGGACAACCGGCCGCTGAAGTTCGCCGAATTCGAGAGCAAGATGCGCCAGGCGACCTTCGTCTCGGCCACCCCCGCGGCCTATGAGCTGGAGCACGCGGGCGCGGTGGTGGAGCAGGTCGTGCGCCCCACCGGCCTGGTGGACCCGGTGGTGGAGGTGCGCCCGGCCACCGCCCAGGTGGACGACCTGCTGGGCGAGATTCGCCTGCGGGTGAATGCGGGCGACCGTGTGCTCGTCACCACGCTGACCAAGCGCATGGCCGAGCAGCTCACCGAGTACTTGTCCGACAACGGCGTGAAAGTGCGCTATCTGCACTCCGACATCGACACCATGGAGCGCGTGGAGATCCTGCGCGACCTGCGCCTGGGCCTGTTCGACGTGCTGGTGGGCATCAACCTGCTGCGCGAGGGGCTGGACATTCCCGAAGTCTCGCTGGTGGCCATTCTGGATGCCGACAAGGAAGGCTTCCTGCGCTCGGAGCGCTCGCTGATTCAGACCATCGGCCGCGCCGCGCGCAACATCAACGGCAAGGCCATTCTCTACGCCGACGTGGTCACCGACTCCATGCGCCGCGCCATGGGCGAGACCGAGCGCCGCCGCACCAAGCAGGTCGCCCACAACCTGGCCCTGGGCATCACGCCGCGCAGCGTGGTCAAGCAGGTGCGCGATTTGATCGACGGCGTCTACGACCAGTCCGGCAGTACCGCGCGCGCGCAGCAACGCGCCGACCAGGAGCATGCGCGCTTCGAAGCCCTGGACGAGAAGGACCTGGCACGCGAGATTCGCCAGCTCGAAAAACGCATGCTGGAACACGCCCGCAACCTCGAATTCGAGCAGG
- a CDS encoding amino acid aminotransferase produces MSASLFASVDMAPRDPILGLNEQFQADPNPSKVNLGVGVYTDENGKLPLLACVKEAENLLAESPKPRGYLPIDGIAAYDQAVQDLVFGAGSDLLGAGRVVTVQALGGTGGLKLGADFLKRLNPAAQVLISDPSWENHRALFESAGFVVGNYPYYDAKARGIAFDAMLGALNRTAAGTVIVLHACCHNPTGYDLQPEQWEQVIAALKARGLVPFLDMAYQGFGFGLKEDGAVIQQFVASGLDFFVSTSFSKSFSLYGERVGALSVVCASKDEAARVLSQLKRVIRTNYSNPPTHGAQVVATVLSTPALRAQWEQELANMRERIRTMRVALVDRLKAQGVNTDLSFITRQKGMFSYSGLSAEQMEALRTQHGIYGVSTGRICVAALNTRNIDYVAKAMAAAMQSEKGMA; encoded by the coding sequence ATGAGTGCATCGCTTTTTGCCAGCGTGGACATGGCCCCGCGCGACCCCATCCTCGGCCTGAACGAGCAATTCCAGGCCGACCCCAACCCGAGCAAGGTCAACCTCGGCGTGGGCGTTTACACCGACGAGAACGGCAAACTGCCCCTGCTGGCCTGCGTCAAAGAAGCGGAAAACCTGCTGGCCGAGAGCCCGAAGCCGCGCGGCTACCTGCCCATCGACGGCATCGCTGCCTATGACCAGGCGGTGCAAGACCTGGTGTTCGGCGCCGGCAGTGATCTGCTGGGCGCGGGACGCGTGGTCACGGTGCAAGCCCTGGGCGGCACCGGCGGCCTGAAGCTGGGGGCCGATTTCCTCAAGCGCCTGAACCCCGCCGCGCAGGTGCTGATTTCCGACCCGAGCTGGGAAAACCACCGCGCCCTGTTCGAGTCCGCCGGCTTCGTCGTGGGCAACTACCCGTATTACGACGCCAAGGCACGCGGCATCGCCTTCGACGCCATGCTGGGCGCGTTGAATCGGACGGCCGCCGGCACCGTGATCGTGCTGCACGCCTGTTGCCACAACCCCACCGGCTACGACCTGCAGCCGGAGCAATGGGAGCAGGTCATCGCCGCGCTCAAGGCGCGCGGCCTGGTTCCCTTCCTCGACATGGCCTACCAGGGCTTCGGCTTCGGCCTGAAGGAAGACGGCGCCGTGATCCAGCAATTCGTCGCCAGCGGCCTGGACTTCTTCGTCTCCACCTCGTTCTCCAAGAGCTTCTCGCTCTACGGCGAGCGGGTCGGCGCGCTCAGCGTGGTCTGCGCCAGCAAGGATGAAGCCGCCCGCGTGCTGTCCCAACTCAAGCGCGTCATCCGCACCAACTATTCCAACCCGCCCACCCATGGCGCCCAGGTCGTGGCCACCGTGCTCTCCACCCCCGCGCTGCGCGCGCAGTGGGAACAGGAACTGGCCAATATGCGCGAGCGCATTCGCACCATGCGGGTCGCCCTGGTCGATCGCTTGAAGGCACAAGGCGTCAACACCGATTTGAGCTTCATCACCCGCCAGAAAGGCATGTTCAGCTACTCCGGCCTGAGCGCCGAGCAGATGGAAGCGCTGCGCACGCAGCACGGCATCTACGGCGTCAGCACCGGTCGCATCTGCGTGGCCGCGCTCAACACCCGCAACATCGATTACGTCGCCAAAGCCATGGCAGCGGCCATGCAGTCCGAAAAGGGCATGGCCTGA
- a CDS encoding polyhydroxyalkanoate depolymerase: protein MVYDWYESQRAMLSPLAEFAEAASKFYTNPLWPLSQTPGAQRLSASYELMHRLLKSYEKPAFGITSVKVDGREIAIQEQVALDKPFCRLLRFKRFTDDPKMLERLKNAPTVLIVAPLSGHHATLLRDTVRTMLQDHKVFITDWVDARMVPTEQGGFSLDDYIAYVQEFIRHIGPDVHVMSVCQPTVPVLAAISLMASAGEATPRSMVMMGGPIDARKSPTAVNNLAMNKSYEWFETNVIYRVPVNYPGAGRRVYPGFLQHTGFVAMNPDRHFNSHYDFFLDLVRGDTDDAEAHRSFYDEYNAVLDLPAEYYLDTIRIVFQDFALVHGTWTVHGKPVRPQDIRNTALMTIEGELDDISGAGQTEAAHQLCTGVPEADSTHFTVPGAGHYGIFAGRRWRDITYPRVRDFIAAHREGAVQKAPRRRTA from the coding sequence ATGGTTTATGACTGGTATGAATCGCAGCGCGCCATGCTCAGCCCACTGGCCGAGTTTGCCGAGGCTGCGTCCAAGTTCTACACCAATCCCTTGTGGCCCTTGTCGCAGACGCCCGGCGCCCAGCGCCTGTCGGCCAGCTACGAGTTGATGCACCGCCTGCTCAAGAGCTACGAAAAACCCGCGTTCGGCATCACCTCGGTGAAGGTGGATGGGCGCGAAATCGCCATCCAGGAACAAGTGGCGCTGGACAAGCCCTTCTGTCGCTTGCTGCGCTTCAAACGTTTCACCGACGACCCGAAGATGCTCGAGCGGCTGAAAAACGCGCCGACCGTGCTGATCGTGGCGCCACTCTCCGGCCACCATGCCACCCTGCTGCGCGACACCGTGCGCACCATGCTGCAGGACCACAAGGTCTTCATCACCGACTGGGTTGACGCGCGCATGGTGCCCACCGAGCAAGGCGGGTTCTCGCTCGACGATTACATCGCGTACGTGCAGGAATTCATCCGCCACATCGGCCCCGACGTGCACGTCATGTCGGTGTGCCAGCCCACCGTGCCGGTGCTGGCCGCGATCTCGCTGATGGCCTCGGCCGGGGAAGCCACGCCGCGCAGCATGGTGATGATGGGCGGGCCGATCGACGCACGCAAATCGCCCACGGCGGTGAACAATCTGGCGATGAACAAGAGCTACGAATGGTTCGAAACCAACGTCATTTACCGTGTGCCGGTGAACTATCCCGGCGCCGGCCGCCGCGTCTACCCCGGCTTTTTGCAACACACCGGCTTCGTCGCGATGAACCCGGACCGGCACTTCAATTCGCACTACGACTTTTTCCTCGACCTGGTGCGCGGCGACACCGATGACGCCGAAGCCCACCGCAGCTTCTATGACGAATACAACGCCGTGCTCGACCTGCCGGCCGAGTACTACCTCGACACCATCCGCATCGTGTTCCAGGACTTCGCCCTGGTCCATGGCACGTGGACCGTGCATGGCAAACCGGTGCGGCCGCAAGACATTCGCAACACCGCGCTGATGACCATCGAAGGCGAGCTCGACGACATCTCCGGCGCCGGCCAGACCGAAGCCGCGCATCAACTCTGCACCGGCGTTCCAGAGGCCGACAGCACCCACTTCACCGTGCCCGGTGCCGGCCACTACGGCATTTTCGCCGGCCGCCGCTGGCGCGACATCACCTACCCCCGCGTGCGCGACTTCATCGCCGCCCATCGCGAAGGCGCGGTGCAAAAAGCGCCCCGCCGCCGCACCGCCTGA
- the rsxB gene encoding electron transport complex subunit RsxB produces the protein MSAPSLADRIDAALPQTQCTRCGYADCRAYAEAVATGLAGINQCPPGGAEGVARLAAITGRPPVPLNPAHGVEGPRRIAVVDEAWCIGCTLCIDACPVDVIAGAPKRMHGVLADGCTGCELCLPPCPMDCIHLQPIGDPMLATRTGWNAWSAPLAQQARQRYAAHRKRLERRSHNRPDGLPTTGFATQGLPAKAAGPMQPADSPPHETTSASAPKKDLIAAALERARQRQAQRKA, from the coding sequence ATGAGTGCCCCAAGCCTGGCCGACCGCATCGACGCGGCCCTGCCGCAAACGCAGTGCACCCGCTGCGGCTATGCCGATTGCCGCGCCTATGCCGAGGCCGTGGCGACGGGTCTGGCCGGCATCAACCAATGCCCGCCGGGGGGCGCCGAAGGCGTTGCGCGGCTGGCCGCCATCACCGGCCGACCGCCCGTGCCGCTCAATCCCGCACATGGCGTCGAAGGCCCGCGCCGCATTGCGGTGGTCGACGAGGCCTGGTGCATCGGCTGCACGCTGTGCATCGACGCCTGCCCGGTGGACGTCATCGCCGGTGCGCCCAAGCGCATGCACGGCGTTCTGGCGGACGGCTGCACCGGTTGCGAACTCTGCCTGCCTCCCTGCCCGATGGACTGCATCCACCTGCAGCCCATCGGCGACCCCATGCTGGCAACCCGGACCGGCTGGAACGCCTGGAGCGCTCCCCTGGCGCAGCAGGCCCGGCAGCGCTATGCGGCGCACCGCAAACGGCTCGAGCGGCGCAGCCACAATCGCCCCGATGGCTTGCCAACAACGGGCTTTGCAACCCAGGGCTTGCCTGCAAAGGCTGCTGGCCCCATGCAGCCTGCCGATTCACCGCCACACGAAACGACCTCGGCTTCAGCGCCCAAGAAAGACCTGATTGCGGCCGCACTGGAGCGCGCGCGCCAGCGCCAGGCCCAGCGCAAAGCCTGA
- the nth gene encoding endonuclease III, which yields MQKAAIQSLFARLQAANPQPRSELEYRNPFELLVAVALSAQATDVSVNKATPALFAAAPTPQAMAALGEDGIAPYIRTIGLYRTKAKNVAALSRMLVELHGGQVPSQREALEALPGVGRKTANVVLNIAFGQATLAVDTHIFRVANRLGLARGKTPLEVETKLMKVVPAAYLHDAHHWLILHGRYVCKARKPECWRCDLADLCAHQPKTPGPSA from the coding sequence ATGCAAAAAGCCGCCATTCAAAGCCTGTTCGCACGCCTGCAGGCCGCCAATCCGCAGCCGCGCAGCGAGCTGGAGTACCGCAACCCCTTCGAGTTGCTGGTGGCCGTGGCGCTGTCGGCCCAGGCCACGGACGTCAGCGTCAACAAGGCCACGCCCGCCCTGTTCGCCGCCGCGCCCACGCCGCAAGCGATGGCCGCCTTGGGGGAAGACGGCATCGCGCCCTACATCCGCACCATCGGCCTGTATCGCACCAAGGCGAAGAATGTGGCTGCGCTCAGCCGCATGCTGGTGGAACTGCACGGCGGCCAGGTGCCGAGCCAGCGCGAAGCCCTGGAGGCCTTGCCGGGAGTGGGTCGCAAAACGGCCAACGTGGTGCTGAACATCGCCTTCGGCCAAGCCACGCTGGCGGTGGACACGCATATCTTCCGCGTCGCCAACCGCCTCGGCCTGGCGCGCGGTAAGACGCCGCTGGAGGTGGAAACCAAGCTGATGAAGGTCGTGCCCGCCGCCTACCTGCACGACGCCCACCACTGGCTCATCCTTCATGGGCGCTATGTCTGCAAGGCGCGCAAGCCTGAATGCTGGCGCTGCGATCTGGCCGATCTGTGCGCGCACCAACCCAAAACGCCGGGGCCCTCGGCATGA
- a CDS encoding cobalamin-binding protein, producing the protein MSGMPRAAWHGQSRVPRPLRRAGTATRSQVLGALLLAALFVGLLPIAQASISVRDDTGKLVLLAHPAQRIVALSPQLVELSYAAGAGSKLIATVQHADAPSAARKLPRVGDAFALNLEAIASLKPDLILAWKSGTPPRQIDTLQRLGIPVYWSQTDSLQAIANTVRRIGELAGTDAVASPWVRDFDARMAALRARYARQAPVRVFYQVWGDPLMTVGGPQLINQAIDLCGGVNPFAALPLLAPSISREAVIAADPQLIVAASSNADALDAWTRDSEVSAVRHRQLVLLNPHQLPRMGAQVLDGVAQLCAAIARTRSIDGGR; encoded by the coding sequence ATGAGCGGTATGCCACGAGCGGCCTGGCATGGCCAAAGCCGGGTTCCGCGCCCTCTGCGCCGGGCTGGCACCGCCACACGGAGCCAGGTTCTTGGCGCCCTGCTGCTCGCCGCCCTGTTCGTCGGCCTGCTGCCCATCGCCCAAGCCAGCATCAGCGTGCGCGACGATACCGGCAAGTTGGTGCTGCTGGCGCATCCGGCACAGCGCATCGTCGCGCTGTCGCCGCAGCTGGTGGAATTGAGCTATGCCGCCGGAGCGGGCAGCAAGCTCATTGCCACCGTGCAACATGCCGACGCACCATCCGCCGCGCGCAAGCTGCCGCGCGTGGGTGATGCCTTCGCGCTCAATCTGGAAGCCATCGCCAGCCTGAAGCCCGATCTCATCCTGGCCTGGAAATCAGGCACGCCGCCGCGCCAAATCGACACCCTGCAGCGCCTCGGCATTCCGGTGTACTGGAGCCAGACCGACAGCTTGCAAGCCATCGCCAACACGGTGCGGCGCATTGGTGAGCTGGCCGGCACCGATGCCGTGGCCAGTCCCTGGGTGCGCGACTTCGACGCCCGCATGGCGGCCTTGCGCGCACGCTACGCCCGGCAGGCGCCGGTGCGGGTGTTCTACCAGGTCTGGGGCGACCCGCTGATGACCGTGGGCGGGCCGCAACTCATCAACCAGGCGATTGACTTGTGCGGTGGCGTCAACCCCTTCGCCGCGTTGCCGCTGCTGGCGCCGAGCATCAGCCGCGAAGCGGTGATCGCCGCGGACCCGCAACTCATCGTCGCCGCCAGCTCCAATGCCGACGCGCTCGACGCCTGGACCCGCGACTCCGAGGTCAGCGCCGTGCGCCACCGCCAGCTCGTGCTGCTCAACCCGCACCAGTTGCCGCGCATGGGCGCGCAGGTGCTGGACGGCGTGGCGCAACTCTGCGCCGCCATCGCCCGCACCCGCAGCATCGACGGTGGGCGATGA